AAGAATACATTATGTTTTCGAAACCTTCTGGAATTAATAAGTGAGCCTTTACCATAAAGTCTGCATCTAAGCCAACATAAGCTTGAGCATGGTACATTTTACGGTATCTAGTATTGTATACTGCTTCTCTTATTTTTGTAGCGTATTCTTCTTGATCTACATTTGGTTCACCAATGATTCTTCTTGCAGCTGCACAACGTCCTTTTACAGCACCATCATTGAATAATAATACTTTTGCATCTTCGTCAAGACCAAGTTTTCCTGGTTTGTATACAGGAATATCAGTTACAATTGTTCCTGGAGAATTTTTCGCTAATTTGTAAGCTTCCTTAAGAGAATTAACGTCAACTACGTTGTTTCCATAAAAAGGTGTCTCGATTGTAGTACGAATTTGTGAAAAGATAGGATTATCTTTTTTAATTTGATCCCAACTATAAGTTCTTTTTGTTGCCATTAGGTATTCCTCCTTCATGTATATTAATTTGTAATAGTATATATATAAATTTATCACACAGTGATTAATTTATTATCGGTGATTATAGTAAAAAGTTATACTTTATATTAATTTAAAATTTTTATATAAAGAAGTTAATTTCTTTATCCTATAATACTTTCAAATCTTCCCCATGTTAATTATAATATTACGTTTTGCAAATGTCAACCAAGATTTGCATAATTAATTATTGAGTTTTTGTTAGGATTTTTAAAGGATTTCATTTTTTTAAGTGTTTTCTAGTAATTTTGTCAATCTTGAAAATAAAAAATAAAAAAATGTCATAAAAAACTTCTAGATATATATAAAAGTTTGTATCTATTTTAAGTTTGTGTATTAATTAAAAATATATTACTTTTTATTATAAGAAGCATAAAATCATTTTGATAATATACAACTCCAAAATAAAAAAGCTACTATTAGATTAGTAGCTTTTAGTATTACAATGTTATATCAGTTTTAGTATACGTAATTTTTTGTAAGTTATTTATTTCTATTTATGAATTTAGTTCTTTCGCTTTCTGTTAGATATTTCTTTCTTAATCTAATACTATCTGGTGTTATTTCTACTAACTCATCATTATCAATGAATTCTAATGCTTCTTCTAAGCTGAATATTTTTGGTGGTGATAATTTAACTGCATCATCTGCACCTGATGAACGAGTATTAGTTAATTTTTTGTTTTTACATGGATTAACTGTCATATCTTCTTTTCTAGAGTTAATACCTATAATCATACCTTCATATACTTCTGTAGTTGCATGTATAATCATTGTTCCTCTTTGAGTTAGGTTATTAAGGGAATAAGGCATAGCTACACCTCTTTCTCCAGAAATCAATACACCATTACTTCTACAAGGTATTTCACCTTTGTGAGGTTCATATGCTTCAAATGAACGTATTATTGTAGCTTCTCCTCTAGAATCAGTGATTAGTTCACTCCTGAATCCAAGTAATCCTCTTGTTGGAACAATAAATTCCATACGTGTATAACCATTTTCTGAAAGCATAGTTTCCATTCTACCTTTTCTAAGGTTAAGTTTGCTTATGGCTGTTCCAGAATATTCATCTGGGATATTAACTATAACTCTTTCTACTGGTTCTAGTAATTTACCCTCTTCTCTATGCATAAGAACTTCAGGTTTTGAAACACTTAATTCGTAACCTTCTCTTCTCATATTTTCAATTAGAATAGAAAGATGAAGTTCTCCTCTACCAGATACTTTATATCCATCAATACCACCTAATTCATCTACTTTTAGACCAACGTTAATTTCTAATTCTTTATCTAATCTGTCTTTAATATGTCTAGTTGTAACATATTTACCGGATTGTCCTGCAAATGGTGAATTGTTAACTAGGAAATTCATTGACAATGTAGGTTCTTCTATTTTTATAAGTTCCATAGGTTCAACATTTTCTGGATCACAGAATGTTTCACCGATAGATAGATTAGAAATACCTGCTATAACAGCTATATCACCACTTTTTAATTCTTTCTTAGATACTTGATTAAGTCCTTCATAGGTAAATAGTTTGGAAATCTTACCTTTTTCAGTTGTTCCATCTCTTTTACATATAGCTACCTGCTGACCTTCTTTTATTACACCTCTTGAAACTCTACCAATACCTAATCTACCAATATAATCATCATATGCTAGAGCAGATATTTGTAATTGTAATGATTCATTGTTTTTGTCTGGATAAGGTTTTGTATGTTTAACAATCGTTTCAAATAGTGGAGTAAGATCTGTATAGTCATCATCCATAGAATATTTAGCTATACCTTCTCTTGCTGTACCGTATATTATTGGAAAATCAAGTTGTTCGTCGTTAGCATCAAGTTCTGCGAATAAGTCAAAAGTCATGTCTACAACTTCTTCAGCTCTTTGATCTTTTTTATCAATTTTATTAATGAATAGTATTGGGTTTAAGTTGTGTTCAAGTGATTTTTGAAGAACAAATCTAGTTTGAGGCATAGGACCTTCACTTGAGTCAACTAATAGTATTACTGTGTCAACTGTTTTAATGATTCTTTCTACTTCTGATGAGAAGTCGGAGTGTCCTGGTGTATCTACAATATTGATTTTATAGTCTTTATAGTTTATTGAACAGTTTTTGGAATATATTGTTATTCCACGTTCTCTTTCAAGGTCGTTGCTATCCATTACTTGGTCAACAATCTCTTGGTTTTCACGAAAGATACCACTTTGAGTTAAGAACGCATCTACCAAAGTTGATTTACCTGCATCTACGTGGGCTATTACTGCTATATTTATAATTTTTTGTTCTGACATATTTATACCCTGCTTTCTAATTTTAATGTCTTCTGGTATGTTAAATATTTCTAGCTATATATAATAAATTAAATGATATTTCATTTAAGGTTTTTTAAGAATCATTTAATGCACCAACTATATAGTTTATACGTTATTGGGGAAATAATCAAGTAGAGATTGAGGAACATTTTGGAAAGATGGTAGATAATTAGAGGTAATATGTCCAGAAATTTCAAAATATATGTTTTTAAAGAGGGGGAAAGTTAATAAATATGGGGGAGTATGTTGGAGTTAAGGTAGTTGGTAATAGGGGGGATTTATTATGAGGGAGGGTATATTGATGGCTGCGTTGGTATATATAGTTAGTTTTACTTCGCCTTACTCCAAGGAACGGTCTTCGTAAAACTAACTATATATACCATTCAGTTCCTAGTATTCAATAGAAAGAAATATGAGATAGAGAATTTTTAGATAGGATTTTATAGGGGATGATACTATAGAATATCGTAAATATGCAAGAAAAGGTAGAAGCAAGTTCAATTGATTGAATTGTTATTAAAATAAATTTGTAAAATAATATTGACAGAAATTCAAGTATAGTGTATAATTTTCAACATGAATTCAAGGGTGGATTCTACATAGAAACTCTAATAGATATTAGATAAATGAGTGGACAATGAAGTCCATACGTCAAAAATGACGTATGGGCTTTTTTTATTTATTTTTTATAGGAACTACGTTCTTGTTTAAATTTATTACGTTAGATAAATCATATCGTTATACTGTGTAAGGCAAATGTAGATATGATAGAAATAACGAGTGTAGATAGTATAGGGGAATATGGAGCAGTGAGCCATGGACGGCGAACTCAGCCTTTAATCTGACAGCCCTACTGGACTGTCAGAAATAAGAATGGACTCAATGTACATTCTTATTTAATTAACACGGACGTTTAATTGGCTGACGGAATATTCTCCTATACTATCGGAGCGACCGTAGCCTAAATTATAAAGAAGTATAATTTGCTAATTTTGAAAATCTTTTGGAGGAACAAGCTGTTAAATATATACTAGAAGGGATGGATGAGTAAAATGAATACAGCATTTATAATCAATTCGATGTGGGTACTGATAGCCAGCGTTTTTGTTTTTTTGATGCACGCAGGTTTTGCAATGGTAGAGGTTGGATTCACTCAATCAAAAAATGCAGTAAATATTATTATGAAGAATTTTGTAACGGTTTCAATAGGAGTTATGTGCTATTTTTTTGTGGGTTATTCAATTATGTATGGTACAGATTTTGGGGGAGTTATTGGTACGGATATGCTTATGTTGATTGGAAAACCTGAAGAATTAAATGGAATATCCTTTGATGTATTCTTTTTCTTTCAAGCTATATTTGCAGCTACATGTGCAACTATTGTATCAGGAGCTATGGCAGAAAGAACAAAATTTACTTCTTATATAATTTTCTGTTTGGTGGCTACTACTTTTATATATCCATTGATAGGTCATTGGATATGGGGAGGAGGATTTTTGGCTGAACAATTTGGGTTCAGAGATTTTGCAGGTGGAACAGCGGTTCATGCGGTAGGAGGTTTTTG
The window above is part of the Vallitalea guaymasensis genome. Proteins encoded here:
- the typA gene encoding translational GTPase TypA, translated to MNMSEQKIINIAVIAHVDAGKSTLVDAFLTQSGIFRENQEIVDQVMDSNDLERERGITIYSKNCSINYKDYKINIVDTPGHSDFSSEVERIIKTVDTVILLVDSSEGPMPQTRFVLQKSLEHNLNPILFINKIDKKDQRAEEVVDMTFDLFAELDANDEQLDFPIIYGTAREGIAKYSMDDDYTDLTPLFETIVKHTKPYPDKNNESLQLQISALAYDDYIGRLGIGRVSRGVIKEGQQVAICKRDGTTEKGKISKLFTYEGLNQVSKKELKSGDIAVIAGISNLSIGETFCDPENVEPMELIKIEEPTLSMNFLVNNSPFAGQSGKYVTTRHIKDRLDKELEINVGLKVDELGGIDGYKVSGRGELHLSILIENMRREGYELSVSKPEVLMHREEGKLLEPVERVIVNIPDEYSGTAISKLNLRKGRMETMLSENGYTRMEFIVPTRGLLGFRSELITDSRGEATIIRSFEAYEPHKGEIPCRSNGVLISGERGVAMPYSLNNLTQRGTMIIHATTEVYEGMIIGINSRKEDMTVNPCKNKKLTNTRSSGADDAVKLSPPKIFSLEEALEFIDNDELVEITPDSIRLRKKYLTESERTKFINRNK